In one Pseudodesulfovibrio tunisiensis genomic region, the following are encoded:
- a CDS encoding methyl-accepting chemotaxis protein, translated as MKNLKLSVKLLGGFLVSALIALFIGLVALTAVDTLSDDLGNVGEEKLPAVKHLGVIKAELRLLNQSLRTLMSPDLDEATRERQYHAIDQARQHYADSVAAYRLLPRTEEENRLFDAFQATVKAGITANDRAVALSREIESAGILNPYRMMSNLAAFERDHYALEAQTLDLVDTGMEFSGGTNAKTCPFGKWLQTFTTSNPVLRAELQSIVFPHERFHQAVRNIKEAMELGQDEMAHALIREELQPATENIFSKFKELHEHAAKSQALFTEMISLLMGDSATRTSEALKSIDALIQANDVLVRQTLDKAEANAGTASIATISGVIIGVFLALGLGFLLTRAITRPIFKAVSFAQSMSEGDFSRELEIRQKDEIGILADSLNDMVLRLRQVVAEVQSATDNVSAGSEELSSASQAVSQGATEQAASIEEVSASMEQMASNINQNAENAQQTEKLAASAAEDARNGGDAVAQTVDAMKNIAEKISIIEEIARQTNLLALNAAIEAARAGEHGKGFAVVAAEVRKLAERSGTAAAEISDMSVSSVQVADKAGQMLARLVPDITRTAELVQDITAASAEQNAGAEQINKAIQDLDTIIQQNASASEEMASTSEELSAQSETLQQTLGFFHTGNGDQSRALPESSPRPSKSRVVSRPRQQALAQPKKVTPTPPPSSDGINIDLEDEEFERF; from the coding sequence ATGAAGAACCTCAAACTATCGGTGAAACTGCTCGGCGGATTTCTCGTATCCGCCCTGATAGCCCTGTTCATAGGGCTGGTGGCGCTCACGGCCGTAGACACGCTCTCGGACGACCTCGGCAACGTGGGCGAGGAAAAACTGCCTGCGGTCAAGCATCTCGGCGTGATCAAGGCCGAATTGCGCCTGCTCAACCAGAGCCTGCGCACGCTCATGAGTCCGGACCTGGACGAAGCCACCCGCGAACGACAGTACCATGCCATTGATCAGGCCCGGCAGCATTATGCCGACTCGGTCGCCGCGTATCGGCTGCTTCCCAGAACCGAAGAGGAAAACCGGCTCTTCGACGCCTTTCAGGCGACCGTGAAGGCGGGCATCACGGCCAATGACCGGGCCGTGGCCCTTTCCCGGGAAATCGAAAGCGCCGGCATTCTGAATCCCTACAGGATGATGAGCAACCTCGCCGCGTTCGAACGCGACCACTATGCTCTGGAAGCTCAGACGCTGGACCTCGTGGATACGGGTATGGAATTCAGTGGCGGCACCAACGCCAAGACGTGTCCCTTCGGGAAATGGCTGCAAACGTTCACGACCTCGAACCCCGTGCTCAGAGCCGAACTGCAATCCATCGTCTTCCCACATGAACGGTTCCATCAGGCCGTGCGCAACATCAAGGAAGCCATGGAGCTGGGGCAGGACGAAATGGCCCACGCCCTGATTCGCGAGGAATTGCAGCCCGCCACCGAAAACATTTTCTCGAAATTCAAGGAACTTCATGAACATGCCGCAAAATCGCAGGCCCTGTTCACGGAAATGATCTCCCTGCTCATGGGCGATTCCGCGACGCGGACTTCCGAGGCCCTGAAAAGCATCGACGCCCTGATTCAGGCCAATGACGTTCTGGTCCGCCAGACACTGGACAAGGCCGAGGCCAATGCGGGCACCGCATCGATCGCGACCATCAGCGGCGTGATCATCGGCGTGTTCCTCGCGCTGGGGCTGGGATTCCTGCTCACGCGGGCCATCACCCGCCCGATCTTCAAGGCCGTCAGCTTTGCCCAGTCCATGTCCGAAGGCGATTTTTCCCGGGAACTGGAAATCCGCCAGAAGGATGAAATCGGGATTCTGGCCGATTCCCTGAACGACATGGTCCTGCGCCTGCGGCAGGTCGTGGCCGAAGTGCAGAGCGCCACGGACAATGTTTCCGCAGGCAGCGAGGAACTCTCCTCCGCTTCCCAGGCGGTGTCGCAGGGAGCCACGGAACAGGCGGCCAGCATCGAGGAAGTCTCCGCCAGCATGGAGCAGATGGCCTCCAACATCAATCAGAACGCCGAGAACGCGCAGCAGACCGAAAAGCTTGCCGCCTCTGCGGCCGAAGACGCGCGCAATGGCGGAGACGCCGTGGCCCAGACCGTCGATGCCATGAAGAACATTGCGGAAAAGATTTCCATCATCGAGGAGATCGCGCGCCAGACCAACCTGCTCGCCCTGAACGCGGCCATCGAGGCGGCGCGTGCCGGAGAGCACGGCAAGGGATTCGCTGTGGTGGCGGCCGAAGTGCGCAAGCTGGCCGAACGCTCGGGCACGGCTGCGGCCGAAATCAGCGACATGTCCGTGAGCAGCGTGCAGGTGGCGGACAAGGCCGGTCAGATGCTGGCCCGACTCGTGCCGGACATCACCCGCACTGCGGAACTGGTTCAGGACATCACGGCTGCGAGCGCGGAACAGAATGCGGGCGCGGAACAGATCAACAAGGCCATTCAGGATCTGGACACCATCATTCAGCAGAATGCCTCGGCCTCCGAGGAAATGGCCTCCACGTCCGAGGAACTCTCGGCCCAGTCCGAAACCCTGCAACAGACTCTGGGCTTCTTCCATACGGGCAACGGGGACCAGAGCCGCGCACTCCCCGAGTCCTCCCCGCGTCCATCCAAGTCCCGCGTGGTTTCCCGGCCCCGGCAGCAGGCGCTGGCCCAACCCAAAAAGGTCACGCCCACGCCCCCGCCTTCCAGCGACGGAATCAACATCGATCTGGAAGACGAGGAGTTCGAACGCTTCTAA
- a CDS encoding DUF1287 domain-containing protein: MSNRFSLFPFMLVLGLVVWGLCVIEPASAGEFGFGTEMHVVVEAANLRAAPGRNAGKVATLERNASVILLESRGAWLRVASVTNLQGWVRRDLVSERHLVLLLKERTMLLMCGEVAEAEISVRDCGGLVRPARYFARPDERGGFVLDRIPAEWRDLLSSGRITYAEYAGLVTGTRGNAPGGPARLSGTRCARGVEVLASPLARLRRLLPKGARLDAYASEAEYLALNENGALGAAMQAGSEVQLCSPAAGVRPGWMLPHLAYPGGDIQPDFANSADVVVRAVRHAGLDLQALVHEDYLRFPDRYAGVRTGDMAAMHRNPEALRIWLKQHALSLPVDAGLDPLGFEPGDIVTLDSGLGPTRGTDRVGVVAETCNPAGVPLLVTVWDMGQNVGLRDVLGRRHPRTTGHFRLLHLFDYK, from the coding sequence ATGTCCAACCGCTTCAGCCTGTTTCCGTTCATGCTTGTCCTTGGCCTCGTGGTCTGGGGCTTGTGCGTGATTGAGCCGGCCTCGGCTGGCGAGTTCGGATTCGGCACGGAAATGCATGTCGTTGTCGAAGCCGCCAACCTGCGTGCGGCTCCGGGCAGGAATGCGGGCAAGGTGGCGACGCTGGAACGCAACGCCTCCGTGATCCTGCTGGAATCCCGCGGCGCATGGCTCAGGGTGGCGTCCGTCACCAACCTTCAGGGCTGGGTTCGCCGGGATCTGGTGTCGGAGCGGCATCTGGTTCTGCTGCTGAAGGAACGGACAATGCTGCTGATGTGCGGCGAGGTTGCGGAAGCGGAGATTTCGGTGCGCGACTGCGGGGGATTGGTGCGTCCGGCACGTTATTTTGCCCGGCCGGACGAGCGGGGCGGATTCGTGCTGGATCGGATTCCCGCGGAATGGCGCGATCTTCTGTCTTCGGGCCGGATAACCTATGCGGAGTATGCCGGACTCGTGACCGGAACGCGTGGCAATGCGCCCGGGGGCCCGGCCCGGCTGTCCGGGACGCGGTGCGCGCGTGGGGTCGAGGTCTTGGCCAGCCCTCTTGCCCGGCTTCGCAGGCTGCTGCCCAAAGGGGCTCGGCTCGATGCATACGCGTCCGAAGCCGAGTATCTTGCCCTGAATGAGAATGGAGCCCTTGGCGCGGCCATGCAGGCCGGAAGCGAAGTCCAGCTTTGTTCGCCTGCCGCAGGCGTGCGCCCGGGCTGGATGCTTCCGCATCTGGCGTATCCGGGCGGGGACATACAGCCGGATTTCGCCAATTCCGCGGATGTGGTGGTCCGGGCCGTGCGGCATGCCGGACTGGACCTTCAGGCCCTTGTGCATGAGGACTACCTGCGTTTTCCGGATCGATATGCCGGAGTGCGCACCGGGGACATGGCCGCCATGCACCGCAATCCCGAGGCGCTGCGCATCTGGCTGAAGCAGCATGCCCTGTCCCTGCCCGTGGATGCCGGGCTTGATCCTCTCGGGTTCGAGCCCGGAGACATCGTGACACTGGACTCCGGCCTTGGGCCGACGCGCGGCACCGATCGCGTCGGCGTGGTCGCGGAAACGTGCAATCCCGCCGGGGTTCCGCTGCTGGTCACGGTGTGGGACATGGGCCAGAACGTGGGCTTGCGCGACGTGCTCGGACGGCGGCATCCCCGGACAACCGGTCATTTCCGGCTGCTGCATCTCTTCGACTACAAGTAG
- a CDS encoding tetratricopeptide repeat protein produces MTDTADFLSPEAIVQAVRAIEADSPLSVEVLCMAVMLAPEPLPLDFALTLDGASHNPALLNPAAAIFAVAATLDPVLNSGFMEQDLATDTLSVPGHVRRALRESMTPEQARDWASRAMYALNLVLPDVDQEIWDRVDFLLPHVRACADLVRELGVNTAAANRVLHQTGYALHMQDRNEEAVPFVEAALNVDVAVKGEMHPEIAGDYEGLGMVCLAAGLLEKAAGALERSLQVYEAVFTENNPAMAPVLNMLGVVRMRLGEFDAAARCLERCRVVLEAGAPDDPALATCLTNLAHAREALGQQAEARVLAEAALPLMEDLAGPESPVLLELLYLLARLHLANGDADRAEQAHDRAVRVATGAFGPDTVMTSRALCLRGLFLDTVGRRDEALEGFRGGLAVLQGELSLGPDTPDEALDLCVDLLERVRDHDGLRELAHAALHQVVSR; encoded by the coding sequence GTGACCGATACTGCCGATTTCCTGTCTCCCGAGGCCATTGTTCAGGCTGTGCGCGCCATCGAGGCCGACAGCCCGTTGTCCGTGGAAGTGCTGTGCATGGCCGTGATGCTTGCGCCCGAACCGCTGCCTCTGGATTTCGCCCTGACACTGGACGGAGCCTCGCACAACCCCGCACTGCTCAATCCTGCGGCTGCGATCTTTGCCGTGGCCGCCACGCTGGACCCGGTCCTGAACAGCGGATTCATGGAACAGGATCTGGCCACTGACACCCTGAGCGTGCCCGGGCATGTCCGGCGGGCATTGCGCGAGAGCATGACCCCGGAACAGGCTCGGGATTGGGCTTCCAGAGCCATGTATGCCCTGAATCTGGTCCTGCCGGACGTGGATCAGGAAATCTGGGATCGCGTGGATTTTCTGCTGCCGCACGTGCGAGCCTGCGCCGATCTGGTGCGTGAACTCGGGGTGAACACGGCTGCGGCCAATCGCGTCCTGCACCAGACCGGGTATGCCCTGCACATGCAGGATCGCAACGAGGAGGCCGTGCCGTTCGTGGAGGCCGCCCTGAACGTGGACGTGGCGGTCAAGGGCGAAATGCACCCGGAGATTGCCGGGGACTACGAAGGACTGGGCATGGTCTGTCTGGCCGCCGGTCTTTTGGAAAAGGCGGCCGGGGCGCTGGAACGGAGTCTGCAAGTCTACGAGGCCGTGTTCACCGAGAACAATCCGGCCATGGCCCCGGTGCTGAACATGCTGGGCGTGGTGCGCATGCGTCTTGGCGAATTCGATGCCGCTGCCCGCTGTCTGGAGCGGTGTCGCGTCGTTCTGGAGGCCGGAGCCCCGGACGATCCGGCTCTGGCCACCTGTCTGACCAACCTCGCCCATGCCCGGGAGGCGCTGGGTCAGCAAGCCGAGGCCCGTGTTCTGGCTGAAGCCGCGCTGCCCCTGATGGAGGACCTTGCCGGGCCGGAAAGCCCGGTGCTTCTGGAACTTCTGTACCTGCTCGCCCGGTTGCATCTGGCCAATGGCGACGCGGACAGGGCGGAACAGGCGCATGACCGCGCCGTGCGCGTGGCCACCGGGGCATTTGGTCCGGACACGGTCATGACGAGTCGCGCCCTGTGCCTGCGGGGACTTTTTCTGGACACGGTCGGCCGCCGCGACGAAGCGCTTGAAGGCTTCCGGGGCGGGCTTGCCGTGTTGCAGGGCGAGCTTTCCCTTGGACCGGACACGCCGGACGAGGCGCTGGACCTGTGCGTGGATCTGCTGGAGCGTGTACGTGACCATGACGGCCTGCGCGAACTGGCGCACGCGGCCCTGCATCAGGTGGTTTCCCGGTAG
- a CDS encoding ArsR/SmtB family transcription factor: MKTLNTRERNSARAEVFKALGHPARMVMVDALCRDEMCVCDLRDLVDLDMSTVSKHLSVLKNAGVVASRKQGNWAWYRLEMPCVIKFLECLDATLDKRVRPAEDGI; the protein is encoded by the coding sequence ATGAAGACCCTGAACACGAGGGAACGGAATTCGGCTCGGGCCGAAGTTTTCAAGGCGCTGGGGCATCCGGCGCGAATGGTCATGGTGGATGCCCTGTGCCGTGACGAAATGTGCGTGTGCGATCTGCGCGACCTTGTTGATCTGGACATGTCCACAGTGTCCAAGCATCTGTCCGTGCTGAAGAATGCGGGCGTGGTGGCTTCGCGCAAGCAGGGCAACTGGGCGTGGTATCGGCTGGAAATGCCGTGCGTGATCAAGTTTCTCGAATGTCTGGATGCAACGCTGGACAAGCGGGTGCGGCCCGCAGAGGATGGAATATGA
- a CDS encoding permease yields MKDLKMAPQEPCDCASGKKRKKVRKPSAWDSSLGRKLNVLAAGLMVWFVVYYQLPAFASWVTVDLFGLVPTTHLGEAVRFFVYDTPKVLMLLVLIVFFVGVLRSFFTPERTRQLLAGRRELAGNSLAALLGVATPFCSCSAVPLFVGFVTAGVPLGVTFSFLISAPMVNEVALVLLYGLFGWKVAALYVGMGLLIAIVAGWVIGRMNMEKHLQPWVRNQLAMGGAPARQDMTWPERIDSGYEAVRDILGKVWLYVVIGIGIGAAIHGYVPEDFMAGIMGRGAWWAVPLAVVMGIPMYTNAAGIVPVIHALIGKGAALGSALAFMMSVIALSLPEMMILKRVLMPRLLLVFVGVVGCGILIVGYLFNALL; encoded by the coding sequence ATGAAGGATTTGAAGATGGCCCCTCAGGAGCCGTGCGACTGCGCGAGCGGGAAAAAGCGGAAAAAGGTCAGGAAGCCGAGTGCATGGGACTCGTCGCTGGGCAGGAAGCTGAACGTGCTGGCCGCCGGACTGATGGTCTGGTTCGTGGTCTATTACCAGCTCCCGGCCTTTGCCTCGTGGGTCACTGTGGACCTGTTCGGGCTGGTCCCGACCACGCATCTGGGCGAGGCCGTGCGCTTTTTCGTCTATGACACGCCCAAGGTGCTCATGCTGCTGGTGCTCATCGTGTTTTTCGTGGGCGTGCTGCGTTCCTTTTTCACACCGGAGCGCACCCGGCAGCTTCTGGCCGGGCGGCGCGAGCTGGCGGGCAATTCCCTTGCCGCGCTGCTGGGCGTGGCCACGCCGTTCTGTTCGTGTTCGGCCGTGCCTCTGTTCGTGGGATTCGTGACTGCGGGCGTGCCCCTTGGCGTGACCTTTTCCTTTCTGATTTCCGCGCCCATGGTCAACGAGGTGGCCCTTGTCCTGCTCTACGGCCTGTTCGGCTGGAAGGTCGCGGCCCTGTATGTGGGCATGGGCCTGCTCATCGCCATTGTGGCTGGCTGGGTCATCGGTCGCATGAACATGGAAAAGCATCTTCAGCCGTGGGTGCGCAATCAGCTCGCCATGGGCGGCGCGCCTGCCCGGCAGGACATGACGTGGCCCGAACGCATCGACTCGGGCTACGAGGCCGTGCGCGACATTCTGGGCAAGGTCTGGCTGTACGTGGTGATCGGCATCGGCATCGGCGCGGCCATTCACGGCTATGTGCCCGAGGATTTCATGGCCGGCATCATGGGCAGGGGCGCATGGTGGGCCGTGCCTCTGGCCGTGGTCATGGGCATTCCCATGTACACCAATGCCGCAGGCATCGTGCCCGTGATCCACGCCCTGATCGGCAAGGGCGCCGCGCTCGGGTCGGCACTGGCCTTCATGATGTCGGTCATTGCCCTGTCCCTGCCCGAAATGATGATCCTGAAGCGGGTGCTCATGCCCCGGCTGCTGCTGGTCTTTGTCGGCGTGGTCGGCTGCGGCATATTGATCGTGGGATATTTGTTCAACGCGCTCTTGTAA
- a CDS encoding putative zinc-binding protein — MAGDPKFAKLIFSCSGCADVGEIADQTARRLTRDGVGRMFCLASMAAGIEKKIKIAQDADKVLVMDGCPLDCASKTLAAADIPWTARLRMTDQGFDKGESPATPERIDLAADIARKAFES; from the coding sequence ATGGCTGGAGACCCGAAATTCGCAAAACTCATTTTCAGCTGTTCCGGTTGCGCGGACGTGGGCGAGATCGCGGACCAGACCGCGCGCAGACTGACCCGCGACGGAGTGGGCAGGATGTTCTGCCTCGCGTCCATGGCCGCAGGCATTGAAAAGAAGATCAAGATTGCTCAGGACGCGGACAAGGTGCTGGTGATGGACGGCTGTCCTCTGGATTGCGCCAGCAAGACCCTTGCCGCTGCGGACATTCCCTGGACCGCGCGACTGCGCATGACCGATCAGGGATTCGACAAGGGCGAATCCCCGGCCACGCCGGAGCGCATCGACCTTGCCGCGGACATCGCGCGCAAGGCGTTTGAAAGCTGA